In Massilistercora timonensis, the following are encoded in one genomic region:
- the rplX gene encoding 50S ribosomal protein L24, with amino-acid sequence MSSLKIKKGDTVKVIAGKDKDKEGKVIAVNQKDGKVVVEGVNMLTKHTKPSASNQNGGIIHQEGPIDISNVMYLHNGKATRIGFKVEDGKKVRYAKSTGEVIADKQGK; translated from the coding sequence ATGTCATCATTAAAGATCAAGAAGGGCGACACCGTTAAAGTGATCGCCGGCAAGGATAAAGACAAAGAAGGCAAGGTAATCGCTGTGAACCAGAAGGATGGCAAGGTTGTCGTTGAAGGCGTCAACATGCTGACCAAGCACACGAAGCCCAGCGCCTCCAACCAGAACGGCGGGATCATCCATCAGGAAGGCCCCATCGACATTTCCAATGTGATGTACCTTCACAACGGAAAGGCCACCAGAATCGGTTTCAAGGTGGAAGACGGCAAGAAAGTACGCTACGCGAAATCAACCGGCGAAGTGATCGCGGATAAGCAGGGTAAGTAA
- the rplE gene encoding 50S ribosomal protein L5: MSRLKEQYQNEIVDALTKKFGYKNIMEVPKLDKVVINMGVGEAKDNAKILDSAIADLERITGQKAVICKAKKSVANFKLREGMSIGCKVTLRGEKMYEFVDRLINLALPRVRDFRGVNPNAFDGRGNYALGIKEQLIFPEIEYDKVDKVRGMDVIFVTTAKTDEEARELLTQFNMPFRK; encoded by the coding sequence TTGAGCAGACTGAAAGAACAGTACCAGAACGAGATCGTCGACGCACTGACGAAGAAGTTTGGTTATAAGAATATCATGGAAGTGCCGAAGCTCGATAAAGTTGTGATCAACATGGGCGTAGGCGAAGCAAAAGACAACGCGAAGATTTTGGATTCAGCAATTGCCGATCTTGAGCGGATCACCGGTCAGAAGGCAGTGATCTGTAAGGCAAAGAAATCCGTTGCCAACTTTAAATTAAGAGAGGGAATGTCCATCGGATGTAAGGTTACACTGAGAGGCGAGAAGATGTATGAATTCGTTGACCGTCTGATCAACCTTGCTCTTCCCCGTGTACGTGACTTCCGCGGTGTAAACCCCAACGCTTTCGACGGAAGAGGAAACTATGCCCTTGGTATCAAGGAGCAGCTGATCTTCCCGGAGATCGAGTACGACAAGGTAGACAAAGTAAGAGGTATGGACGTTATCTTTGTCACAACCGCGAAGACTGACGAAGAGGCCCGCGAGCTGCTGACACAGTTCAACATGCCTTTCAGAAAATAA
- a CDS encoding type Z 30S ribosomal protein S14: MAKTAMKVKQQRKAKFSTREYNRCKICGRPHAYLRKYGICRVCFRELAYKGQIPGVKKASW, translated from the coding sequence ATGGCTAAGACAGCAATGAAAGTTAAACAGCAGCGCAAAGCGAAATTCTCCACCAGAGAATACAACCGCTGCAAAATTTGCGGACGTCCGCACGCATATTTGAGAAAATATGGAATCTGCCGTGTTTGCTTCCGCGAACTGGCATATAAGGGACAGATTCCGGGTGTTAAGAAAGCAAGCTGGTAA
- the rpsH gene encoding 30S ribosomal protein S8 has product MTMSDPIADMLTRIRNANTAKHDTVDVPSSKMKLAIANILLDEGYIEKYELIEDGVFKTIHITLKYGADKNEKVITGLKRISKPGLRVYAGSEDLPKVLGGLGTAVISTNKGVITDKEARKLGVGGEVLCYIW; this is encoded by the coding sequence ATGACAATGAGCGATCCAATCGCAGATATGCTTACAAGAATCCGTAATGCAAATACTGCAAAACACGATACTGTAGATGTTCCGTCATCTAAGATGAAGCTCGCAATCGCCAACATTCTGTTGGATGAAGGATATATTGAGAAGTATGAACTGATCGAAGACGGCGTATTCAAGACCATCCACATTACCTTGAAATACGGCGCGGACAAGAATGAGAAGGTAATCACAGGCCTTAAGAGAATCTCCAAACCGGGCTTGAGAGTCTACGCTGGAAGCGAAGACCTGCCGAAGGTACTTGGTGGACTGGGAACCGCAGTCATCTCTACCAACAAAGGCGTGATCACCGACAAAGAAGCAAGAAAACTGGGTGTAGGCGGCGAAGTGCTGTGCTATATTTGGTAA
- the rplF gene encoding 50S ribosomal protein L6: MSRIGRLPVAIPAGVTVEIAENNKVTVKGPKGTLVKELPVEMEIRQEGEEIVVTRPNDLKKMKSLHGLTRTLINNMVVGVSNGYEKVLEVNGVGYRAAKSGNKLTLNLGYSHPVEMVDPEGVETVVEGQNKITVKGIDKEKVGQYAAEIRDKRRPEPYKGKGIKYADEVIRRKVGKTGKK, encoded by the coding sequence ATGTCACGTATAGGAAGACTGCCGGTTGCGATTCCTGCAGGAGTTACTGTTGAGATCGCAGAGAACAATAAAGTGACTGTAAAGGGTCCTAAGGGGACATTGGTAAAGGAACTTCCTGTTGAGATGGAGATCAGGCAGGAAGGCGAAGAGATCGTTGTAACAAGACCAAACGACTTAAAGAAGATGAAATCTCTTCACGGTCTGACCAGAACTCTGATCAACAACATGGTTGTGGGCGTGTCCAACGGATACGAGAAGGTTCTGGAAGTAAACGGTGTTGGATACAGAGCAGCAAAGTCTGGAAATAAACTGACCCTGAACCTGGGATACTCTCATCCAGTCGAGATGGTTGATCCGGAAGGTGTTGAGACTGTCGTTGAAGGACAGAACAAGATCACCGTTAAGGGTATCGACAAAGAAAAAGTAGGCCAATACGCAGCTGAGATCAGAGACAAGAGAAGACCTGAGCCGTACAAGGGCAAGGGAATCAAGTACGCTGATGAAGTGATCCGGCGCAAAGTTGGTAAGACTGGTAAAAAATAA
- the rplR gene encoding 50S ribosomal protein L18, with the protein MVSKKSRSVVRVNKHRKIRNRLSGTAECPRLAVFRSNNHMYAQIIDDTVGNTLVSASTLQKDVKANLEKTNDVNAAAYLGKVIAEKAIEKGIKDVVFDRGGFIYQGKVQALADAAREAGLNF; encoded by the coding sequence ATGGTTAGCAAGAAGTCAAGAAGTGTAGTACGTGTCAACAAGCACAGAAAAATACGTAACCGTTTGAGCGGTACCGCTGAGTGCCCTCGTCTGGCCGTGTTCAGAAGCAACAACCATATGTATGCGCAGATCATTGACGATACCGTTGGAAATACTCTGGTTTCCGCTTCCACTCTTCAGAAAGATGTGAAGGCAAACCTGGAGAAGACCAATGACGTTAACGCAGCGGCATATCTGGGCAAGGTGATCGCAGAGAAAGCGATCGAAAAAGGGATCAAGGACGTTGTCTTTGACAGAGGCGGCTTTATCTATCAGGGTAAAGTTCAGGCATTAGCAGACGCAGCTAGAGAAGCTGGGCTGAATTTCTAG
- the rpsE gene encoding 30S ribosomal protein S5: protein MKQERIDASQLELNEKVVSIKRVTKVVKGGRNMRFTALVVVGDGNGHVGAGLGKATEIPEAIRKGKEDAAKHLITVALNENESITHDFIGKFGGASVLLKTAPEGTGVIAGGPARAVIEMAGIKNIRTKSLGSNNKQNVVLATIEGLRQIKTPEEVSRLRGKSIEEILG from the coding sequence ATGAAACAGGAACGTATTGATGCTAGTCAGTTAGAATTAAATGAAAAAGTAGTGTCAATTAAACGTGTAACCAAAGTTGTTAAGGGTGGCCGTAATATGAGATTCACAGCTTTAGTAGTTGTCGGCGATGGAAATGGCCATGTTGGTGCAGGTTTAGGAAAAGCTACAGAAATTCCGGAAGCGATCCGCAAAGGAAAAGAGGATGCTGCAAAGCATCTCATCACTGTAGCGCTGAATGAGAATGAAAGTATTACCCATGATTTTATCGGTAAATTTGGCGGAGCTTCCGTACTGCTGAAAACAGCTCCGGAAGGTACCGGTGTGATCGCCGGAGGTCCGGCCCGTGCCGTGATCGAGATGGCGGGGATCAAAAACATCCGTACAAAATCTCTTGGTTCCAACAATAAGCAGAACGTTGTTCTGGCTACCATCGAGGGACTGAGACAGATCAAGACCCCGGAGGAGGTTTCCAGACTCCGCGGGAAATCTATCGAAGAAATCTTAGGCTAA
- the rpmD gene encoding 50S ribosomal protein L30 has protein sequence MANLKVTLVKSTIGAVPKHKKTVEALGLKKLHKTVELPDNEATRGMIKQVQHLVKVEEA, from the coding sequence ATGGCAAATCTGAAAGTTACTTTAGTAAAGTCTACGATCGGCGCCGTACCGAAGCATAAGAAGACGGTAGAGGCTCTGGGTCTTAAGAAGCTTCACAAGACTGTGGAGCTGCCGGACAATGAGGCGACAAGAGGAATGATCAAACAGGTACAGCACCTGGTAAAAGTGGAAGAAGCATAA
- the rplO gene encoding 50S ribosomal protein L15, which produces MDLSNLRPADGAKQSGNFRRGRGHGSGNGKTAGKGHKGQKARSGGARPGFEGGQMPLYRRIPKRGFKCINSKDIVGINVSALEVFDNDAVVSVETLKEAGIVKNVRDGVKILGNGELTKKLTVQANAFSAGAVAKIEALGGKAEVI; this is translated from the coding sequence ATGGATTTATCAAATTTAAGACCTGCTGACGGAGCAAAGCAGAGCGGCAATTTCAGAAGAGGACGCGGCCATGGTTCCGGAAACGGCAAGACAGCCGGCAAGGGACACAAAGGTCAGAAAGCACGTTCCGGCGGAGCAAGACCAGGTTTTGAAGGCGGACAGATGCCATTATACAGAAGAATTCCAAAGAGAGGCTTCAAATGTATTAATTCCAAAGATATCGTTGGCATTAATGTAAGCGCTCTGGAAGTATTCGATAACGATGCCGTAGTTTCTGTTGAGACTCTGAAGGAAGCCGGTATCGTCAAAAATGTGAGAGACGGTGTGAAGATCCTTGGAAACGGGGAACTGACAAAGAAACTCACCGTTCAGGCAAACGCGTTCAGCGCGGGCGCTGTCGCTAAGATTGAGGCGTTAGGTGGAAAAGCAGAGGTGATCTAA
- the secY gene encoding preprotein translocase subunit SecY, with protein sequence MLETFRRAFKIKDIRKKLGYTFLMLIVIRLGSELPTPGVDPTYIQNFFAENTGEAFNLFNAFTGGSFENMSVFALSITPYITSSIIMQLLTIAIPQLEEMRKEGEDGRKKITAITRYLTVGLALIESTAMAIGFGRQGLLVEYNFVNGAIVVLTLTAGSAFLMWIGERITEKGVGNGISIVLVINIISRVPSDMASLFKQFVFVEGKSLASSGLAALIILAIIVVLVVFVVILQGGERKIPVQYSQKVVGRRTYGGQSSHIPLKVNTAGVIPIIFSSSLMQFPIVIASFMGKGEGTGIGAEILRGMNQSFWCNPQYPQYSWGLAVYIVLTVFFAYFYTSITFNPMEIANNMKKNGGFIPGIRPGKPTVEYLTKILNYIIFIGACGLILVQIVPIFFNGWMGASVSFGGTSLIIIVSVVLETMKQIQSQTLVRNYKGFLNS encoded by the coding sequence ATGTTAGAGACTTTTCGGAGAGCATTTAAAATAAAAGATATCCGAAAGAAACTTGGGTATACATTTTTAATGTTGATCGTGATAAGGCTTGGATCAGAACTGCCGACACCTGGAGTTGACCCAACATATATCCAGAACTTTTTCGCGGAAAACACCGGTGAAGCGTTTAATCTGTTTAACGCTTTCACCGGCGGTTCCTTTGAGAATATGTCGGTGTTCGCCCTCAGCATTACACCTTACATCACGTCTTCTATTATCATGCAGCTTCTTACCATTGCCATCCCTCAGTTGGAGGAGATGCGCAAAGAAGGAGAAGACGGCCGGAAGAAGATCACAGCGATCACCCGGTATCTCACGGTGGGACTTGCCCTGATCGAATCCACAGCCATGGCTATTGGATTTGGACGGCAGGGACTTCTGGTGGAATATAATTTTGTCAATGGCGCGATCGTTGTGCTGACACTGACCGCGGGAAGCGCGTTCCTGATGTGGATCGGTGAGCGGATCACGGAGAAAGGCGTGGGAAATGGTATTTCCATCGTCCTGGTGATCAACATTATCTCCCGTGTGCCAAGCGACATGGCATCTCTCTTTAAGCAGTTTGTGTTTGTAGAGGGGAAAAGCCTGGCGTCCAGCGGCCTTGCGGCGCTGATCATCCTGGCGATCATTGTAGTGCTGGTAGTCTTTGTTGTCATCCTGCAGGGAGGCGAGCGGAAGATCCCGGTACAGTATTCCCAGAAGGTGGTCGGAAGAAGAACTTACGGCGGACAGTCTTCACATATTCCGTTGAAGGTCAATACAGCCGGCGTAATTCCCATCATCTTTTCCTCATCTCTGATGCAGTTTCCTATTGTTATCGCTTCCTTTATGGGTAAGGGAGAGGGAACCGGGATCGGCGCGGAGATCTTAAGAGGAATGAACCAGAGTTTCTGGTGTAATCCGCAGTACCCGCAGTACAGCTGGGGTCTGGCGGTATACATTGTCCTGACGGTATTCTTCGCATATTTTTATACCTCCATCACCTTTAATCCGATGGAGATCGCGAACAATATGAAGAAGAACGGCGGATTTATCCCTGGTATCCGTCCGGGCAAGCCAACGGTTGAATATCTGACAAAGATCCTGAACTATATTATCTTTATCGGAGCCTGCGGACTGATCCTGGTACAGATCGTCCCCATCTTCTTCAACGGTTGGATGGGAGCAAGCGTGTCATTTGGAGGGACGTCTCTCATCATTATCGTCAGCGTAGTGCTGGAGACGATGAAGCAGATTCAGTCTCAGACGCTTGTGCGCAATTATAAAGGATTTTTGAATAGTTAG
- a CDS encoding adenylate kinase — MKIIMLGAPGAGKGTQAKKIAAKYDIPHISTGDIFRANIKNGTELGKKAKTYMDQGLLVPDELVVDLVVDRVNQEDCGKGYVLDGFPRTIPQAEALDKALSGMGQKLDYAIDVDVPDENIIRRMSGRRACVGCGATYHLEYAPTKKEGICDACGGELILRDDDKPETVKKRLDVYHEQTQPLIDYYTKAGILKTVDGTVDIEDVFRAITEILEA, encoded by the coding sequence ATGAAGATCATTATGTTGGGCGCGCCGGGAGCCGGCAAGGGAACTCAGGCAAAGAAGATCGCCGCGAAATATGACATTCCCCATATTTCCACGGGAGATATCTTCCGGGCCAATATCAAGAACGGCACAGAGCTTGGAAAGAAAGCCAAGACCTACATGGATCAGGGACTTCTGGTGCCGGATGAGCTGGTGGTAGACCTGGTAGTGGATCGTGTCAACCAGGAAGACTGCGGGAAAGGCTATGTACTGGATGGATTCCCGCGTACCATTCCACAGGCAGAGGCTCTGGACAAAGCGCTTTCTGGTATGGGACAGAAGCTGGACTACGCTATCGATGTGGATGTGCCGGATGAGAATATCATCCGCCGTATGTCCGGACGCAGGGCGTGTGTAGGCTGCGGAGCTACATATCATCTGGAGTACGCGCCCACGAAGAAAGAGGGTATCTGCGATGCCTGCGGCGGGGAACTGATCTTAAGAGACGACGATAAGCCGGAGACAGTGAAGAAGCGTCTGGATGTTTATCATGAGCAGACACAGCCGCTGATCGATTATTATACCAAGGCTGGAATCCTTAAGACCGTAGACGGAACTGTGGACATTGAGGACGTGTTCCGGGCGATCACGGAGATCCTGGAGGCTTAA
- the map gene encoding type I methionyl aminopeptidase produces MPITVKSEREIELMTQAGQILEKVHDELAKELHAGMTTKDVDRLGEELIRSYGCIPSFLDYNGYPASICVSVNDEVVHGIPSEHRFLRDGDIVSLDAGVIYKGYHSDAARTYGIGEISQEAKDLIRVTRECFFEGIKYAKEGNHLFDISGAIGRYATERGYGVVRDLCGHGIGTAMHEAPEIPNYEQNRKGVLLKAGMTLAIEPMINIGGWEVDWMDDDWTVVTRDHSLSAHYENTILITAGEPKILSYTGEQ; encoded by the coding sequence ATGCCGATCACTGTAAAATCAGAACGGGAAATTGAACTCATGACTCAGGCCGGGCAGATCCTGGAGAAAGTTCATGATGAACTGGCCAAAGAACTGCACGCCGGAATGACTACCAAGGATGTGGACCGGCTGGGGGAAGAGCTCATCAGAAGCTATGGCTGTATTCCTTCCTTTCTGGATTACAACGGCTATCCTGCTTCTATCTGTGTCTCCGTCAATGACGAGGTGGTCCACGGGATCCCAAGCGAGCACCGGTTCTTAAGAGACGGGGATATCGTCAGCCTGGATGCGGGCGTGATCTACAAGGGTTACCACTCGGACGCGGCCCGGACCTACGGGATCGGGGAGATCAGCCAGGAGGCGAAGGATCTGATCCGGGTGACCCGGGAGTGCTTTTTCGAGGGTATAAAGTACGCGAAAGAGGGCAATCATTTATTTGACATCTCAGGGGCCATCGGGAGATATGCCACAGAGAGGGGCTACGGGGTAGTCCGGGATCTGTGCGGCCACGGGATCGGGACTGCCATGCACGAGGCGCCGGAGATCCCCAACTATGAGCAGAACCGCAAAGGGGTGCTCTTAAAGGCCGGGATGACTCTTGCCATTGAGCCCATGATCAATATCGGAGGCTGGGAAGTGGACTGGATGGACGACGACTGGACGGTAGTCACAAGAGACCATTCCCTGTCCGCCCACTATGAGAACACGATACTGATCACAGCAGGGGAACCTAAGATTCTGTCCTACACAGGAGAGCAGTAA
- a CDS encoding KOW domain-containing RNA-binding protein codes for MAEIRKGMLARSRAGHDAGALYVITEADDTYVYLVDGRIRTLDKPKKKKRRHIQIISRTMDITGADDAKIRRELRAAGREEGKSYLTQQ; via the coding sequence ATGGCAGAGATAAGAAAAGGGATGCTGGCGCGGTCCCGGGCGGGACATGACGCCGGCGCCCTCTATGTGATAACAGAAGCAGACGACACATATGTATATTTAGTGGATGGCCGGATCCGGACGCTGGATAAGCCCAAGAAAAAGAAGCGCAGGCATATTCAGATCATCAGCCGGACGATGGATATCACCGGCGCGGACGACGCGAAGATCCGCCGGGAGCTTCGCGCGGCCGGAAGAGAAGAAGGAAAATCATATCTTACACAGCAATAG
- the infA gene encoding translation initiation factor IF-1 — translation MSKADVIEIEGTVVEKLPNAMFQVELENGHQVLAHISGKLRMNFIKILPGDKVTLELSPYDLSKGRIIWRDK, via the coding sequence ATGTCAAAAGCTGACGTAATTGAAATCGAAGGAACCGTAGTAGAAAAACTGCCGAACGCCATGTTCCAGGTGGAACTGGAGAACGGTCACCAGGTGCTGGCCCACATCAGCGGGAAACTGAGGATGAACTTCATCAAGATCCTGCCGGGCGACAAGGTGACACTGGAGTTGTCTCCTTACGATCTTTCCAAAGGAAGGATTATCTGGAGAGACAAGTAA
- the rpmJ gene encoding 50S ribosomal protein L36 yields MKVRSSVKPICEKCKVIKRKGSIRIICENPKHKQRQG; encoded by the coding sequence ATGAAGGTTAGGTCATCAGTAAAACCAATTTGCGAGAAATGCAAAGTAATCAAAAGAAAAGGAAGCATTCGTATTATCTGCGAGAATCCGAAGCACAAACAGAGACAGGGCTAG
- the rpsM gene encoding 30S ribosomal protein S13, translating into MARIAGVDLPRDKRVEIGLTYIYGIGRSSSNRILAEAGVDPDIRCRDLTDEDVKKISAVIDETQMVEGDLRREIALNIKRLQEIGCYRGIRHRKGLPVRGQKTKTNARTRKGPKRTVANKKK; encoded by the coding sequence ATGGCTCGTATAGCAGGTGTAGACTTACCAAGAGACAAACGTGTAGAAATCGGACTGACTTATATTTACGGAATCGGAAGATCCAGTTCCAACCGTATCCTTGCAGAGGCTGGAGTAGATCCGGATATCCGCTGCAGAGATCTTACAGATGAGGACGTAAAGAAGATCAGCGCCGTGATCGATGAGACTCAGATGGTAGAAGGTGATCTTCGTCGTGAGATCGCTCTGAATATCAAGAGACTTCAGGAAATTGGCTGCTACAGAGGAATCCGTCACAGAAAAGGCCTTCCGGTTCGTGGTCAGAAGACAAAGACCAACGCAAGAACCAGAAAAGGTCCGAAGAGAACCGTAGCTAATAAAAAGAAATAG
- the rpsK gene encoding 30S ribosomal protein S11: MAKKVTKKVTKKRVKKNVEHGQAHIQSSFNNTIVTLTDAQGNALSWASAGGLGFRGSRKSTPYAAQMAAETAAKAALVHGLKTVDVMVKGPGSGREAAIRALQACGIDVTSIRDVTPVPHNGCRPPKRRRV; encoded by the coding sequence ATGGCAAAGAAAGTTACAAAGAAAGTGACAAAAAAACGTGTCAAGAAAAACGTTGAACACGGACAGGCACACATCCAGTCATCCTTCAACAACACCATCGTTACGCTGACGGATGCACAGGGCAACGCTCTGTCATGGGCAAGTGCCGGCGGTCTGGGATTCAGAGGTTCAAGGAAATCTACCCCTTATGCAGCGCAGATGGCAGCAGAGACTGCGGCAAAGGCTGCATTAGTACATGGTTTAAAAACAGTTGACGTTATGGTTAAAGGACCTGGTTCAGGAAGAGAAGCGGCAATCCGTGCTCTTCAGGCATGCGGGATCGATGTGACCAGCATCCGTGATGTAACTCCGGTTCCTCACAACGGATGCCGTCCGCCGAAGCGCAGAAGAGTGTAA
- the rpsD gene encoding 30S ribosomal protein S4: MAVNRVPVLKRCRSLGMDPVYLGIDKKSNRQLKRSNRKMSEYALQLREKQKAKFIYGVLEKPFRNYYKKAKQMSGMTGENLMRLLETRLDNVVFRLGLARTRREARQIVDHKHVLVNGKQVNIPSYIVKAGDTIEIKEKHKSSPRYKEIVEVTGGRLVPEWLEADLENLKGTIKELPTRDVIDVPVDEMLIVELYSK, encoded by the coding sequence ATGGCAGTAAACAGAGTTCCTGTTCTGAAAAGATGCAGATCCCTTGGTATGGATCCGGTATATTTGGGAATTGACAAAAAGTCAAACAGACAGCTGAAAAGATCCAACAGAAAGATGAGCGAGTACGCGCTGCAGCTCCGTGAGAAGCAGAAAGCGAAATTCATCTACGGTGTGCTGGAGAAACCTTTCAGAAATTATTATAAGAAAGCAAAACAGATGAGCGGTATGACAGGTGAGAACCTGATGCGCCTTCTGGAGACAAGACTGGACAACGTTGTGTTCCGTCTTGGCCTGGCCAGAACCAGACGTGAGGCAAGACAGATCGTAGACCACAAGCATGTTCTGGTAAACGGCAAGCAGGTGAACATCCCTTCCTATATCGTGAAGGCCGGTGACACCATTGAAATCAAAGAAAAACACAAAAGCTCTCCAAGATATAAGGAGATCGTAGAGGTTACAGGCGGACGTCTGGTTCCGGAGTGGCTTGAGGCAGATCTTGAGAACCTGAAGGGAACCATCAAGGAGCTTCCGACACGTGACGTGATCGATGTTCCGGTTGACGAGATGCTGATCGTCGAATTATATTCTAAATAA
- a CDS encoding DNA-directed RNA polymerase subunit alpha, translating into MFDFNKPNIEITEISEDKKYGRFVVEPLERGYGTTLGNSLRRIMLSSLPGTAISQVKIDGVLHEFSSIPGVKEDVTEIIMNLKSLAIKNNSETDEPKTAYIEFEGEGVVTAADIQVDQDIEIMNPETVIATLNGGADSKLYMELTITNGRGYVSSEKNKNDELPIAVIPIDSIYTPVERVNLTVENTRVGQITDFDKLTLDVYTNGTLCPDEAVSLAAKVLSEHLRLFIDLSEVAQAAEVMIEKEDDEKEKVLEMSIDELELSVRSYNCLKRAGINTVEELTNRTPEDMMKVRNLGRKSLEEVLAKLDELGLSLSKGEE; encoded by the coding sequence GTGTTTGATTTTAATAAACCTAATATTGAGATAACTGAGATTTCAGAAGATAAGAAATATGGGAGATTCGTTGTAGAGCCTCTGGAGCGGGGCTATGGTACAACATTAGGAAATTCCCTCAGAAGGATCATGCTCTCCTCCCTGCCGGGTACGGCGATCAGTCAGGTAAAGATTGACGGGGTGCTGCATGAATTCAGCTCGATTCCTGGGGTGAAAGAGGATGTCACAGAGATCATTATGAACCTGAAATCCCTTGCGATCAAGAACAACTCCGAGACCGATGAGCCTAAGACGGCCTACATCGAGTTCGAAGGAGAAGGCGTGGTCACAGCGGCGGATATCCAGGTGGATCAGGACATTGAGATCATGAATCCTGAGACCGTTATCGCGACATTGAACGGCGGGGCAGACAGCAAGCTTTACATGGAACTGACCATCACCAATGGCCGGGGATATGTAAGCTCTGAGAAGAATAAGAACGACGAATTACCGATCGCGGTGATCCCGATCGATTCCATTTACACGCCGGTAGAGCGTGTGAACCTGACGGTGGAGAACACCCGTGTGGGACAGATCACAGATTTTGACAAGCTGACCCTGGATGTCTACACCAACGGAACCCTTTGCCCGGACGAGGCAGTCAGCCTGGCTGCCAAGGTGCTGAGCGAGCATTTGAGACTGTTCATCGATCTGTCTGAAGTAGCGCAGGCTGCTGAGGTAATGATCGAGAAGGAGGACGACGAGAAGGAGAAGGTGCTGGAGATGAGCATCGACGAACTGGAGCTGTCCGTACGGTCTTACAATTGCCTGAAGAGAGCCGGCATCAACACCGTGGAGGAACTTACCAACCGTACACCGGAAGATATGATGAAGGTGCGGAACCTGGGACGCAAGTCTCTGGAGGAAGTTCTGGCGAAGCTGGACGAATTGGGATTGTCTTTAAGCAAAGGCGAAGAATAA
- a CDS encoding L17 family ribosomal protein produces the protein MAKYRKLGRTASQRKALLRNQVTALINHGKIRTTEAKAKEIRKITEHLIALAVKEKDNFEEVTVKAKVARKDKDGKRVKEVVDGKKVTVYDEEEKTIKKDLPSRLHARRQMLKVLYPVKEVPTAAAGRKKNTKQVDLVAKLFEEIAPKYENRKGGYTRIVKIGQRKGDAAMEVLIELV, from the coding sequence ATGGCAAAGTATAGAAAACTCGGCAGAACAGCAAGCCAGAGAAAAGCATTGTTAAGAAACCAGGTAACTGCTCTGATCAATCACGGAAAGATCAGAACCACTGAGGCGAAGGCAAAAGAGATCCGCAAGATCACTGAGCACCTTATCGCCCTGGCGGTAAAGGAGAAGGACAACTTCGAAGAAGTTACCGTAAAGGCTAAAGTTGCCCGCAAGGACAAGGACGGCAAGAGAGTAAAAGAAGTTGTAGACGGCAAGAAAGTAACCGTATACGACGAGGAAGAGAAGACCATCAAGAAGGATCTTCCCAGCAGACTGCACGCTCGCCGTCAGATGCTGAAAGTCCTGTATCCGGTGAAGGAAGTTCCCACCGCTGCTGCAGGAAGAAAGAAAAACACCAAGCAGGTTGACCTGGTAGCAAAGCTCTTCGAAGAGATCGCGCCCAAGTATGAGAACCGCAAGGGCGGTTACACAAGAATCGTGAAGATCGGCCAGAGAAAAGGCGACGCTGCTATGGAAGTTCTGATCGAGCTGGTGTAA